A region of Cataglyphis hispanica isolate Lineage 1 chromosome 8, ULB_Chis1_1.0, whole genome shotgun sequence DNA encodes the following proteins:
- the LOC126851659 gene encoding C1GALT1-specific chaperone 1-like: MRFRFLKQRSIFLIGLTIGFVFPLLLSLLRNIFVIDSMCKQDQPLWQPEYYLSKEPHHEEIILQHWEKVKRSGNFNIVTYNTWLAAQNLKPYKLDLDRYLYLQKGYNTRKIESEWNWLKERVSVTCIVFVEKLKLGKSIQNTWGKRCNNIYFFGHRLKDDELPIININTKIVSSWQLLCEAMNYIWKKEADKLEWIIFVKDNTIVIPENLRYMIAPLDHRDDYYLGHPIVLWGQIYNVAQSGYVLSKGALVKVLQMFNTTEKCIEGGKYWKKEDYYLGKHLSFLGIRPSDTRDQYLRGTFHGHSLQNLLWGIIRPDSYFTHAVYPTKGECCSPISVTFSVSEPDKMHMLNYLLYHLHVFNSESKFGNISIKIQVPEDNVWKIALQEEFNITHLNDISSDAYYEIWHSKYSEPGQLRIAKNYRMTSDVLNCLLTNYKTGNTSAYNCRSKTVVDSTKT; encoded by the exons ATGcgatttcgatttttaaaacAGAGATCTATATTTCTGATTGGTTTGACAATTGGCTTTGTTTTTCCATTATTGTTATCTTTATTAAGGAATATATTTGTGATTGATTCGATGTGTAAACAAGATCAACCATTGTGGCAACCTGAATATTATCTGAGTAAGGAACCTCACcacgaagaaattattttacagcaTTGGGAAAAAGTGAAGAGATctggaaattttaatatcgttaCATACAACACTTGGTTGGCAGCACAAAACTTGAAACCATACAAACTTGATTTGGATAGATATCTATATCTCCAAAAAGGATacaatacaagaaaaattgaaagcgAATGGAACTGGTTAAAAGAACGAGTATCTGTCACATGTATAGTTTTTGTAGAAAAACTCAAATTGGGGAAATCAATCCAGAATACATGGGGTAAACGctgtaacaatatttatttctttggaCACCGTTTGAAAGACGATGAATTgcctattataaatataaatacaaagattGTGTCATCTTGGCAATTGCTGTGTGAAGCTATGAACTACATTTGGAAAAAAGAAGCAGACAAATTGGAGTGGattattttcgtaaaagatAATACTATAGTCATACCGGAAAATCTGCGCTATATGATTGCTCCGTTAGACCACAGAGATGATTACTATCTGGGTCATCCAATAGTTCTGTGGGGTCAGATTTATAACGTTGCTCAATCTGGATATGTTCTTAGTAAAGGAGCACTTGTTAAAGTATTACAAATGTTCAATACTACAGAAAAATGCATTGAAGGTGGAAAATATTGGAAGAAGGAAGATTATTATCTTG GAAAACACTTATCGTTTTTGGGTATACGTCCATCTGATACCAGAGATCAGTATTTGAGAGGTACTTTTCATGGTCATTCTTTACAAAATCTTCTATGGGGTATTATCAGACCAGATAGCTACTTTACACATGCTGTGTATCCGACGAAAGGAGAATGCTGTTCACCGATATCTGTGACTTTCAGTGTCAGTGAACCCGACAAAATgcatatgttaaattatttgctaTATCACTTGCATGTATTTAACAGTGAAAGCAAATTTGGCAATATATCCATCAAAATTCAAGTACCTGAAGACAAT GTATGGAAGATTGCACTGCAGGAGGAATTCAACATCACACATTTGAACGATATATCGAGTGACGCTTATTACGAAATATGGCACTCGAAATATTCGGAACCTGGACAGCTAAGAATTgctaaaaattatcgaatgaCGTCGGATGTACTAAACTGTTTATTGACGAACTACAAAACAGGAAACACGTCTGCGTATAATTGTAGAAGTAAAACAGTCGTCGACAGTACAAAAACCTAA